The sequence below is a genomic window from Thermoflavifilum sp..
ATGGCCCGGCAAATGCTGCGCGATCCCTATTTCCCGTTGCATGCCGCCATCGAGCTGGGCGACGATATTGAATGGCCCGTTCAGTATCTGCGTGCTAAGCCGGTGCGCGCTACATCCCACTGATCACACACGATATTGGTGCAATTTCGCCTGAGCGAAAAACATCGCTTGCGCTGTCCTTATCGCTTACGCTCCTGACTCGATGGAGTAGCCGATAGGTAAGGGCATGCTGTTTAGATGATATCTACTATTGATCAACCTGTCCAGCATGCAACAGCTGCACCATTTCCCATCCTGAAATTTTCCTATCCTTTTTCTTCCTGATTTGCAGAAAAAAACCTACTATATGCAACCCCACCTGTAAAAATGGTAGGGGAAACCGTAATGTATATCCGATTCAGGTGAAAGAAGCAAAAGATCTTTGTCTGAGCAAATAAATAAAGCTTATGCAGACAGTCAGGTTAAATAACGGAGTAGAAATGCCTATCCTGGGCTTCGGTGTTTTTCAGGTCAGGGATCAGGCGGAATGCGAAAGGGTGGTACTGGAAGCTATTGAAACGGGTTATCGGTTAATTGATACGGCACAATCTTACATGAATGAAGAAGCAGTGGGCAGGGCCATTAAACAAAGTCGCGTAAAACGCGAAGAGTTGTTCATTACCACAAAACTCTGGATACAATCAAATGGATATGAAGGGACGATGAAAGCTTTTGAGGCTTCATTAAACAAGTTGCAGGTGGATTATATTGACCTTTATTTGATTCATCAGCCTTATGGTGATGTGTATGGAGAATGGAGAGCCATGGAGGAACTCTATCGGAAAAAGAAAGTAAGGGCTATTGGGGTGAGCAATTTTTACCCCGATCGGCTTATGGATTTAATCATCCACAACGAAATCGTTCCGGCGGTTAATCAGATTGAAGTGCATCCTTTCCATCAGCAGATAGAAACACAAAAATTTTTAGAAGAACATCATGTACAGATAGAATCCTGGGCGCCTTTTGCTGAGGGGAAGAACAACCTGTTTCAACATGAATTACTCGCATCTATCGGTAAGAAGTATCATAAAACCATCGCCCAGGTCGTGCTGCGCTGGCTTATCCAGAGAGGTGTTGTTGCTATTCCCAAATCGGTTCGGAAAGAAAGAATACAAGAAAATTTCAACATTTTCGACTTTACATTAAGTCCGGAAGATATGGAAGCCATCAAAACACTGGATACGGGGAAGAGTCTTTTCTTTGATCATCGCGATTCGGCTGTTGTAAAATGGCTGGGGGAAAGAAAGCTAAGTCATTAATTCATCATCATCAAAAATGCTTTACGTATGAAAACAAAAATGCT
It includes:
- a CDS encoding aldo/keto reductase; its protein translation is MQTVRLNNGVEMPILGFGVFQVRDQAECERVVLEAIETGYRLIDTAQSYMNEEAVGRAIKQSRVKREELFITTKLWIQSNGYEGTMKAFEASLNKLQVDYIDLYLIHQPYGDVYGEWRAMEELYRKKKVRAIGVSNFYPDRLMDLIIHNEIVPAVNQIEVHPFHQQIETQKFLEEHHVQIESWAPFAEGKNNLFQHELLASIGKKYHKTIAQVVLRWLIQRGVVAIPKSVRKERIQENFNIFDFTLSPEDMEAIKTLDTGKSLFFDHRDSAVVKWLGERKLSH